The segment TATTCTCAGCCTGAAAACAATGTGTACTGTCTCTCTGTAAGTAGGCTGTGTGTGAGCAGTTTGGCCACACCACAATTTTACGCTGTGGATTTTTACAGCAGGTGGACAAAATCTGTACACGACTTAGCAAAAATCACCTGTATTTCCTTTGATGTGCTTTAGTTGCTGCTTTACTTTGGTTGTCTCTAATCTTTGTtatattttctcactttctaCACCCCCACTTTTGCATTTCTAGGTTTtggtagcagcagcagctcgggCTTCAACTTCAGCAACCCTGGCATCAACCCCTCAGCCGGTCTCACCTTTGGCGTGTCTAATCCACCGGCTGCAAGCTTTGCCGCAGGAGGCCCCCTTCTCCAGCTCAAGAAGCCCCCTGCTGGTAACAAGAGGGGCAAGAGATAGAACCATGGAATGACAGCACCTGACCAGTTTGGGATTTATAGCGAGTAGGGCCGGGCCCCCCCAAAGCATATAAGTGTTATATGATGTGATCAACGCACCGTCAAACAGCAATACACAATTACccatttaaaatcatttggaGTTAAATGCtgagtaaaaatacacaaaattcCAGCATCAACCCAGCAGTATGTCTTATACACTGGTCTATATTATCCTCCATTATACATGGATTTGACTATATTTAATCGGATTGCAAATTGTTGAGCCCTTTGCTAGTATAACCTTTCAGAGATAATATGAAAATCTACCCACATTAATGTTTCTAGTAGATCAGTTTAAACATTGGGTCTTATTGTGCAGGAACCGAATTAAAATGGAAACGGTGGCACATATGCAGATAACTGTAAACTTTTGAGTTTGCTTGCTCACTGTCATCTGTAGCGCTGCAATGTTTTTGGGGGATGCCACACAGACAGTGGTGGGTCAATTATGAACCATTTCACTTATTTGTGAGGATTTGCTTTAGTCTGAATATTgtacagatcttttttttttttggcgcTTTGAGGTGGACAACGCAGTTGGTTCCTTTGTGCTACACTTAAGGTCAATGGTAAAACTGCACTTGAACGCCTCTCAAACGGTGAGACTTGTCCAGGAAAGGGTAAAGATAAGGATAAGGGTAAAGGGAAAGAGGATTACGGGGCAGTAATTGGTCAGGAACAGCATAGTCCCTGTTCAAATGTTTCTACAGGGAGTATAACTTGATCCCAGACAGATTTATAGGCACAAGAGGGTGTCCAGGGTGGGTTTTTTGGGgaattacagtttatttttgtatcaAGTGGATAAACCAGATGATAATGCTGATGGGttaaaaggggggggggggggggggggggggggactaaCACTTTGGGGTAGTCCATAATCGAGTCCACATaacctgtgttgtttttgctaGAGTCCATCCTTATGGTTGTTTAACAATTACTTTAGACCCATTTTGTTTGCCTTGTCTTTCATTGTGAAGACGTTGGGAGAGGAGATGCTGAGCTGTTTGTGTTCCATGGCTCTCATTAGATCAGAATCTGAAAAGGGATTTCACAAGCAGATTCTACTTACTCGACTCAGTTTATACATGTGCTAGAACAAATTTGCACTCGGCAGTGTATGTGACCTGACAGTGattgtgtgaatgtgcatgtgtgcccGTTGCACAAGTATGAATTTGTCTCTCTGGTTTGTCATAGTCGCTGACTTCTTTTGAGCTTCGGGGTGTCGCCAGGGGAGGatgttctgctttttctttctttttatttcatgttcCGTGTCAGTTTGATTACCAAATACTGGtagttgtattattattttctaatcaCAGTCTGTGTAAACCTGTATTTTCAACaaactgtttaataataaaatcttcAATATGATGTTTTGCCTGTTTATGGCATTATTTCAATAAATGTGTGTTGACACAGAATGTTGTCAGTCATGTATTTGTCTGAATGTGCATCCCGATTTGCAACAACTCTAACTTTATTTTGAGTATAAAATGCATTGATGTTTCAGCTGATCTTTACCTTTTATCTTTATGTCAGCGTAACAATGTGAACATAGTCTATAAGCTACATTCTGTACATTTTCTAACAACGCTTTCCAAAAGTGTTTCAGCCACTTTGTCTTTGGAGGCAAAGGTGGgcaagtaactaagtacatttattaaGTACAGTTTTGCAGTAtttgtatacagtattttactttgCCCCACTACAGTTGAGAGGGAAATAATTACACTCTTACtccactatatttattttaaagctgagATTCtcaatatgaaatattttcaaCTAAGTATAAGTGATATTCTTATCACACTATCATATTCTTCTAATATTCTTCGGTTAATTCTGCTCcacctgctgtttttgttccacccAAATCACTAACATAGATCTTTGGCTACCTTATATTAATTGCTATGAATTATATTTGCACAAGTTTCACAATTGTGTTGGTCTAATCttggtttattcatttatattatcAGCAACATCGTTGTCCTTGGGTACTTTcagattttgaaaaataaaaaaagtagtTCAAAAGAGTCATAAGGGAGTTTTTGGAGTTGTAACATCCACTGTCCTGACCGGATGGGGGCGGTAATGAGCTGCTTCCCTCTTTCCAACCACCTTAACAGCATAAGAAGAATTCTGTTGCTATGCGACAGTGCTACAACACATACCATACAGTGACCTCACACATCGAGAGTAGCATTTGGTCAGTTAGCTATTTGAGCTAGCCAactttctgcattttgttaaaTTCGCCTCTAGCATCAACTCTTCAGGTAACCTTATATGTTTAAATGCGTAAGGAATAATCATGTCTATATTTAAAACGGTGCCcgttattctttttttatctaTTCAGCGGACTCAACTCTTGCTGTAAGAAAATATGTGACAGTGGATGAAAGCTGTATCAGGAGTTGCCATATGAATCGGACCTTCTTCTGTTTTACAGACAGACCTGCTTTCTGCCAGGAAATCTAAATATATCCAGCTTTTTGAGCTTGTATCTCAAATATTGCTTTCATGGTGTTTACCTCCACATCTCCAACCTCTGGAGTATAACAGCAACACTGGCTAGctaaacctaaaaaaaaaaacaaaagctgaatttTCATGTCAATGGGTCATGTTAGTGTTAGCAGATTGAAAGGGTCAAAACTGAAATGGTATTTTAGCCGTGCTGCCTTATGTGGTAATTGGATTATTttgcaatgttttattttgcagccATGCCTCTTCCAGACACAATGTACTGTTCCCAGCAAATCAACATCCCTCCTGAGCTGCCTGACATCCTCAAAACCTTCACTAAAGCGGCTATCCGAACACAGCCCAAGGATTTGTGGCTGTGGTCTGCCGCGTAAGTCTTCATCTCTGTCACTGGTGTTTCATGTAGCTGatatgattatgttttatttctgtcttgaTCTTTCAAGTTATACCGTAAACAATGACTCCAGGGCGCATCACTGTACAAACGGACAAGCCCTTTTCACCTGTTCATTGCTTATCCATGCATTGGTTGACTGTAATTGGATCCCAGGGGCTTCCATGTTACTGCAGTGGTTAAACTATCTGACTTTCTCCAGCAAAGAAAAAGCACACTGGAGAGAATTCAAATACATGAATATTTGTACCTCTAAGgacttctgctgttttatttgccAATGGAGCTTGCCAATGTTTACAGCAGAAGACATTAAAGTGAAGCATAAGGTGTAACAAAACCAATGCAAATGTCTCCTGGGTTACAAGATGTTTATTTGCTATTAAAGTAACATCAGGCTCTGTTGCCTCTCAGAGATGCTGAAGGTCATGCTGCCTCTAAATTCACTTAAAATGTTATTCGAACTGTGAAGTAGGATAATCCACACTATGTCCTGAAGCATTTAGAAGCATTTGGTATTGGTAAACATCAGAGAAGTCAAACTACAACACATGATGATTTATTCAGCTGATGATAGTCATGACTACCCATTACACAGGTCTAATGCCAGCCTGTGCCTCATTTTGCACAGTCTGCTTTTCTAAGTTGATTTGTTTGCTTGGATAGCAGATGAATACCGGCAGGGTGAAACAGCATTTAATAATATATGTGTGTTAATTAACGTGTGTTTCTCCTCTTCCAGATACTTCAGCGCTCTGTCTAAAGGAGAGTGTCTGCCTGTCAAGGACAGGCTGGAGATGAATGTTGCTACACAGAAGACAGACACTGGGCTCACTCCAGGTCTACTTAAGACCCTCCACAAACAGGTATTCTCTCAGCATTAGCAGACCTGCACCTCATAGATCTGGTAACATAAAGattttcttcatattttcattcatgacatacactgcctgtccaaaaataTTGGCCACCGCAGAGTCCAGACcctaaccccattgagaatctttggaaTGTGCTGAGAAGACTTTCTCAGcagtggtccaactctcccatcatcaatacaagatcttgacaaaaaattaatgcaactctagCTGGGtataaatgttgtgacaatgCAGAAGTTTATTGAAACGAGCTCATCACAAATGCGTGCCGAAGCTAAAGGCAGTCCAATGAAGCATTAGAGTGCGTCACGTTTTTTTGGATTGGTGGTGTATTTTATCTGGGTAATCTATTGACATCTTGgtgatggattttttttaaaataaattaaaaaccaacATTTAAACTATGTTATATTTAGAAAGTGTGGAGATAAAAAATAAGCTTTGAAATTAAATGGCCCCAAATCTCCCACAGATATGaaattgtgttgttgttttgatacATTAATGTGTAATACTACTGATGTACCAGGcgtgaaaacaaaaatacactcCCTCTATCTCATATTTAGTCTTCCATGGTCTTCCAAGACAATCTTGCTGATAAACAGATCACCATTACAAAATTCCCCAGATCTCAGGTTTTTATGTATTCCGACAGATAATACTGAATTACCCATGAGTTATTGTACACTGATCTGGTCAACTAGATAATCTGATTCTTTTTCTCCTTAAATCTCCTAACCCCTAACTCATCTACTCAATCATAGTTGTCCTGTGGGCAAACATGCAGCAAAGAAGAACTGCGGAAGAAGTGGAAGGGTCTGTGTCTGCCCATGGATAAGCTGGAGATGATGCTGGAGCTGGGCCGCTTCACCTCAGAATTCAACTGGATAGAGTTTTTCGCCCTGGGCTGCAGTAGTCTGGGAGGGGTGAGATGTTGTCAAAGGCTAGATATAAATGCTAATACCACTTTATACCACTTCCTTTGAGCATTAAAACCTACTGTGAGATCAAGCACAGCTGGAGACCCAcaagcagtgtttttttttttttgttcatctcACAGGCTAGTCCTCTAATGTTTAGACTAGGCCCAGACATCTGTAATCCAGACTTCTCCCTCACGGTCCCCAGGCTCCAAAAAAAATGGCTGGATATATCTTCTCCAACTGCGTCAGTTTTTGCAAAGTTATTAAGCCAATGATTTTGCTCTGAAGATGCAGatagagcagcagagacagatcaAAGAGAACATCTTTAAGCATGGACAACTTTGCAGATGAAATGCAGCTCTGCATTAAAATGATGTGCTCAGTGGCAGTAGGGTGgaaatgatgctgctgtgactgtgtATGGAACACTTTAACCACATGAGGGCAGTCATGTTGTACATTGAATAGGCTGCATTTTTATTAACTGTCAATGAGCTGGTGTGTGCTTATGGATTGTATATAGATTGTATGTGTATTTGCAGTGTTTGCTTGTGTAGATAAAATAGGATATGGTCGTCCTTAAATTCGTAATGCATTGTTTTGCAGTTTGTAACtgattgtgtgtctgttcacaCTTTCTCAGACCCTCATGAGTTCTCTGAAAATTGCCTGTGAGATCCTgacagaggatgaggagggcGGTGCTGCTAGGATCCCGTTCAGCACCTTTGTCAAACTGTACACGTTCCTTGCTCACCTGGATGGAGACATGCCACAAGACCACATTGACAACTTTCTCAGCAGCCTGCAGCCTCTAGTGTAggtgccatctgtgtgtgtatgtgtacattcTCTTCTGATCTCTGCCTTGCAATGAGCCGACTGGTGTGTTTACCAGTTAGGCTGTTTCATACAGATATGTTACACAACAAATGTGGCAGATACAGATGTGGAATATATTgtacccttccattaaagaaagagaaagccacaaaaacccacaaagttcacaaaatcagacattgctcTTTAGATGTGGCTCAACTGAAGtttattttaagaaacaaaCTTATGAAACTGGCCAGGACGTTTCATAACGATGGTACCCTTAACTTaacattttgttgcacaaccttgtgaggcaatcactgcaatcaagccatttctgtaactctcaatgagacgtctgcacctgtcgacaggtgTTTTGGTCCACTCCCCACAAACAAATTGCTTTAcctgtctcaggtttgaagggtgccttctccagactgcatctTTTAGTTCCTTCCACAGGTGTTCAATGTGATTTTGACTtgtagaaggccacttcagaatagtccaatgatttgttcttaacCATTTTGGGTGTTtctagctgtgtgtttttattattctgctgGAGGCcccatgacctgtgacaaagcTTTTTGACTCTGAGCAGCACGTTTTGCTCTccagtcttgagatttcattgtaccttgcacagatttaagacgCAAATCGGCCCCAGAATATAACTAAGACTAccccatgtttcacagtaggaacagtgtacttttctttgAATGCTCCATTTTTCagtctgtgaacatagagctgatgtgactttccaaaaaagtaaaaagtttttccaggccagtttcattagttttttaaaacatattctgttgaaccacaaccAAGGCACAGATCTCTGTTTGTAAAAGGAGATATGGGTAGCAGAGGTGGAAAGTATTTGCTCATCAGGATCACATGATATCAACAAGTACATCTGTACATCAACTCAGAAGCATCTGGACGTTTGGATTCATGATGTGTCATGtattttgttccttttctgtcacattttcctGATTCATTTTGCAGTAGCTTGCAGCTTGCCCAGAATATTCTGAGAAAATGTCAGCATACATAATTACATATAAGATACACTGTGCTGCTGAACATCACACATTATGGCCTTTTTAGATTACAATGCTCCATAGATGCACAGTGGAACTATAACTGCATTTTCAGAgcataatttatatttaaaaaaatgcaggaAATACATTCAAATCCATTTTAAGCTGGCAAAGTGTTTTCTGCAGTGATGACTCTGCATGTGCTGAGAGCTGCTTGAGTTCAGTTTAGCCCAACATTTCTGCCAGCCAGTGCTGGTAGGCTAAGAAGCTAAGAAGACACTTTAAAAGCTAAGCCAGGTCCCCTAGCCTCAGATGATGTTGTGAGATAGTGATAGTCACTGTTGTGAAAATCCTTACACTGCTGAGTAGAGCTGTTGCACTGATGTACTGATTTCTCTGCCCAACAGCAACAAGCAGAATGGCATAATTCAGGTTTCCAACTTCTACATCAGCAGGAAGTGAGgggagaagagacagaaagcaaTGAAGGACAGGAAGGAATAAAAGACACACAGCTACAGTGTTGGATTTAAAAGTGGGCGTAGTAATGCTCCTTGATGCAcagctgttgtttcattttccaGAATTTGTTAGCATCAGGCACAGTTGGTTATTATTCATCACTGTCTAGCTGCTATTTTGAGTCAAGTTGGAATCTTTTAATGAGCAGGAAGAGGCGCACAAAGCTTCCTTACATAAATTGTCAGATCGACTGTGTCTATACTTTTGGTTGTATGTTTCTTTAAGGCTGGGTTAGCCAAATATCAGTAATCATACTCTCAACATACCAGCTTCTACATTGACCACATTTGGCCTCTTTGCTGGTGTATCCACTTCACCAGGCAGATGAAAAAGAGGAGATAAACTCAGAGGGCATGAGTTTTACCTTGTGTTCACTGAATGGGCAAGCAATGGTACACCTTGGACTTAGACAGGTTTACAGTAGtcagataacacacacatactgtaagtatgATCTCAGGGgcacgcacacatgcactaTACAGTCTTACCCACCTGCTTAATTTttgacatttacacatttgtaaaaGATGCTGTGAGTGTGAGAGCGTAGTTTCTGGTAGGTCACAGAGGCACAATATGGCACTTTTCTTATTCAGAATTTCTCTGCACACACTGAAGCTTATCCCCTGAAAGACTACACCTGTGGCTAAGTCACAGAGGACTGGAGGACAGATTCAGGTTAGTGGAATCACTGATATCACACAGAAGGtgacagaaaaaaggaggaatgTTGTCAGGGCGTCAATCTGAGATTTTTCTGTGCACCCCACAGTAGAACTGAGTTAAAAACCGTGTTGAAATAAGAAATCAGCATTCATTTGAATCTACCCAGTATTAATTTCTGTTAGGAACATTTGATTTGTGTAAAGACTATATCTCTCTAGACTATATCTATACAGGTAGAGTTGAAAATACTGGGTATTAAAGCTTTGGCATTACagccattaaaacatttctgtgcttTACATGATTTACTAATAACTATAACAGCTCTTAGTAAATAATGCCACGCAATTGTAAACTATGATTCACGGGTCATGCATGAGGATGTAGTTGACCTAGCTTTAATTACAAAGTGAATTTTAACTTATCACTTTTAGTTTGAAGCACAATAAGTTTAATTTGACTGTAAACAGATGGATTTAGGCTTAGACTCTTTTTCCCCTTTACTGAAAccctgaaacattttttaagaaaTCAGGAACTTCCCATTTTGTCTCCCTGGGCCATTGTTTCTTCTGTCTCAAAAATGTCCCCTGTCCTGGTACTTTCCAGTGGTACAGGAATTACTGAAACTGGGTGTGCAGTGCTGAACATTGCTCACTTTTGAAACTCAACCCCAGATGTTGCGGCAGTCTGTGTACAGTTTCCATTCAAACTGCAAACAGGCATTGATTGTTGCTGGACTTTTGGTGGGAATTTTGTAGATTGTTACTTGTTTTTAATGACTGTATTACTGTTGAGTTAGAAACAGCGGGAAAACTAAAAGCGAAAGCAAAACTAAGTGTTCACTTGATATGTGTTACAGcaggaaaatacaaaaaactgtAGATAGTCTCGGATGATTTGTCTTTTTGGCTTCATCCAGCCCTACGTGAATAATGACATATTTTTCAGAGAGCATTTCAAGCACTCTCCTCAAATTTTAGTACAACTTAAACTGGGTGCATCTTTTAGCACAATGGTGATATTGTACAGCTCCATCACTGTATGCTCCATTGTTTTACAATGTTGGAACTTGGAAGAAATGATGTCATTGCAAAGATGTCAGTGGTTTAGGAATCTGAGCTCCAGGGTGGACCttgttgcacaacctttacTGTTTCTTCAAGCTTTGCTCATAACATCACATCTCCAGGGACACAACGAATGTAGCAGAGCAGTGTGAAAGACACAGGAGGAGAGGCAGTGTGGACACAAAGGCTCCTTTTTAGCGTTCCTCTCTGTAGCTGTGTAACAGAGTTCAGGGTAAGGAtgaagaaaatataatttatgcTGCATTCTGAAGTAGCAGAGCATGGATATTTTATCAGTCAGCTCCACTACTGTACTCAGTACATACTCTACTTTGTTGACAGCGTTTGTTGGATTGGGATTATTGAAACATTTATGTgcagttttacattatttaaacagtCTAGAAATTATTGTCAAGCTCCACAGCTTGTACATGCAGGGTATTAGACTTTGTGAGAACAATAACCTCAGTAACtgttttgattgtgtgtgtcagtggcgAGGTTACTGTTAGTGTACACCTGCATACACAACAGACTGTAATGCAGTAATGTATGTCCCACATGTGTAACATCACACTAAATGTTTCAGGGAGCTCCAGCATGGGATGATAAAACCTCTGGACTTCATCTATCGGGAAGACATGGACTCAACTCCATCCAGTTTTTCCAAAGCAACCTCAAGAGCTGAGTAAATTTCCGAATGCAGTTGAATACTGTCTGCCTGTACCTTGTGTCGAGTGGATCTACTTTTTTccaggaaaatgtaaatgttggaTTTGTGTTTGTACCTCTGTGGCTATAATAGGTGCTTGTCATTGGAAGGAAACACCTCcaaagctttttttgtttgtcaattAGTAaatctactgtgttttttttcttatcatcTTAGGTTAGCCTCTTTTTGGAACAATGATCTCATAATCCCCATTTGTGGCACACATGAACAGATgtgaaatgaataatttatcatGAACTCCCTGtgaaaaaaaagctaaacaatTACATTGTATTTCCACAGAGTTTGGGGGAGTTTAAATCCAAGTTCACATTCTGAACACCTCCACTAGGCTTACTGTTATATTGAGTTTTGTGGCAGAGGTGGTGGGAGTACACAAAGTCCTACCAAATCTATTGAATGTGACAGTTTGATGCATCAAACCACTGCACTCAACAGAATATGTAGGATTACACTAAGTCaatatttaagtaaaaatgCCAGTACTTACCTAAAGAAATACTCCATTACGAGTAAAGGTCCTTCTTCTTAGTACATGGTCTAAAATTTTAGAGTATAAAGTTCAAAAGCACAAGTaactaatttaaaaagtattgaATCTGATACTGTTGATAATATAAATGTACAAGTAGTTCAAATTTATCAGACAAACTTTACAAAAACTCATAGtaattaatgaaaaaacaaaattcacaGATCTCTGTTACCCAGCGACTTGGTGTTGAAATACCTCAGCAAAGTGCAAATACCTGAACATTgtacttaaataaaatacttgaGTAAATATGATTTGGAAAGAGGGCGAATCATGTAGAGTCATTCTGTACTGGCACATGTAAACTTGCAAAGAACCATGTAAATTGTTTCTGTGTTATGATTTTGTGTCGCTATTTATTTAGGAGGACTGATTTTATCTATGGACTAACAgtatggaaaaaaacaataaatgaaatcaatttGTCCGGGCTGTACGTGGGAGTTTttacacacccagacacacacctTAAGAAGAACTTAATTAAGGGAAACTGCACGCTGATTAAAATGAGTTAATTAACACTTCTTACATTGTTGAATGGCAGCTAAAAACGCACAGCTTCATTAGCTGATTAAGCATTAACATGAAGTGCTTCCAATCGAGTTATTAATAAACAGGACATTTGGCtacagagatggaaaaca is part of the Anabas testudineus chromosome 2, fAnaTes1.2, whole genome shotgun sequence genome and harbors:
- the ropn1l gene encoding ropporin-1-like protein isoform X2, with product MPLPDTMYCSQQINIPPELPDILKTFTKAAIRTQPKDLWLWSAAYFSALSKGECLPVKDRLEMNVATQKTDTGLTPGLLKTLHKQLSCGQTCSKEELRKKWKGLCLPMDKLEMMLELGRFTSEFNWIEFFALGCSSLGGTLMSSLKIACEILTEDEEGGAARIPFSTFVKLYTFLAHLDGDMPQDHIDNFLSSLQPLVNKQNGIIQVSNFYISRK
- the ropn1l gene encoding ropporin-1-like protein isoform X3; translation: MPLPDTMYCSQQINIPPELPDILKTFTKAAIRTQPKDLWLWSAAYFSALSKGECLPVKDRLEMNVATQKTDTGLTPGLLKTLHKQTLMSSLKIACEILTEDEEGGAARIPFSTFVKLYTFLAHLDGDMPQDHIDNFLSSLQPLVELQHGMIKPLDFIYREDMDSTPSSFSKATSRAE
- the ropn1l gene encoding ropporin-1-like protein isoform X1, encoding MPLPDTMYCSQQINIPPELPDILKTFTKAAIRTQPKDLWLWSAAYFSALSKGECLPVKDRLEMNVATQKTDTGLTPGLLKTLHKQLSCGQTCSKEELRKKWKGLCLPMDKLEMMLELGRFTSEFNWIEFFALGCSSLGGTLMSSLKIACEILTEDEEGGAARIPFSTFVKLYTFLAHLDGDMPQDHIDNFLSSLQPLVELQHGMIKPLDFIYREDMDSTPSSFSKATSRAE